The following proteins are encoded in a genomic region of Primulina eburnea isolate SZY01 unplaced genomic scaffold, ASM2296580v1 ctg564_ERROPOS167911, whole genome shotgun sequence:
- the LOC140821409 gene encoding uncharacterized protein codes for MHTQRNRSKKLKKSFLVAHRLALLWARKGGVFRDKLSIGLTIFYQRIISRIHHSQQQQQQQGGALIYGDRQFSFDESPMIYIKMHRPASSFRFKLPNISCVRFDFESEEEHDDDDDEEEEGIDLKAEEFIAKFREQMRLQRQMSCLHYLQ; via the coding sequence ATGCACACTCAACGGAACCGTTCCAAAAAGCTCAAAAAGAGCTTCCTGGTTGCCCACAGATTAGCTTTATTATGGGCACGAAAAGGGGGCGTGTTCAGGGACAAACTCTCTATTGGTTTGACCATCTTCTACCAAAGAATCATCTCAAGAATCCATCATtcacagcagcagcagcagcagcagggagGAGCACTCATTTATGGTGATCGTCAATTCTCCTTCGATGAATCTCCCATGATCTACATCAAAATGCATCGCCCCGCTTCGTCCTTTCGCTTCAAGTTGCCCAATATCTCGTGTGTCAGATTTGATTTCGAGTCGGAGGAAGaacatgatgatgatgatgatgaagaagaagaaggaattgatttgaAAGCGGAGGAGTTTATAGCCAAGTTTCGTGAGCAAATGAGGCTGCAGAGACAAATGTCGTGTTTGCACTACTTACAGTGA